tcccagcacttgggaggccaaggcgggtggatcacgaggtcaggagtcaagaccagcctggccaatgtggcgaaaccccgtctctacaaaaaaaaaatacaaaaattagctgggcgtggtggtgggtacctgtaatcccagttacccaggaggctgaagcaggggaatcgcttgaacccaggaggtggaggttgcagtgagcagagatggcgccactgcactccaacctcggcgacagagcaagattccatctcaaaaaaaaacacaaaccaaaaaaactggAATGAGCAGAGTTGGAGCAGATGGCAGTCATGCCCTGTAGCCACAGGAGGCAGCAGGCAGGGCTCGGATGCCCCTCCTGGCAGCATTCTCTCAGACACTGAACACAACCTTTGGACAGGCTGACACAGCCTGCCACTGCAGTCGCAAAAACAAGCTCACTCTTCTAGAGAGAGATGCAAGTGTCCCAGCGATCCATCTGCCATCACGGATCCACCGTCATCTTGAACTAGAAGTTGGCTTCATTCACTGATTCTCACTGCCGCATGCCTAACCCTGCAGCACCCACCCCAGACCCTTAGCCAGACACAGGCACTTTCTAAAGCCCAGCGGGGAGGGGTCTCGGAGCCTGAGCTCATGCCCGGGGTCAGGTGGCATCACTCTGGGGGTACACATTGGGGTTCGCCCACCCCAGCAGACCCACTGTGCAACCTGAGGCACCAGAACTGGCTGTCACCCAGAGTCCCTGCCTCCACCTTCTCCCCGCTCTGATGCAGGCCCAGCACCCAGAAGCACCGGAAAGGTTTGGGGGTTGTAaactaaaagaaggaaaagataagtAGCATCTCAACTACTACCCAGGTCCTCAAAAGTCCAAATCCCAAGGCCTGGCTTAGGGGAAAATCCAGACTATTGTTCACCCAAAGGAGGCCAGTCAGAGGTGACAGGCAAGCCCTACAGCCAGACCCTGGTGACCCTGCCTCACTGGGACCGTCCCAACCAAATGCTGATTCCACTTCACTCCATGTAGAAAGCTTGAGAATTCTGTCAGGGAATTCAACCGTGAGTGAGTTGCCTGTGGTCCAGCATTTAGTAAAGGTTGACTTGAGGCAACAAACCCTCACCAGTGTCAAGGGCATGTCAATTACCCATTTCTCTGCGGTATTCCCGGTGAAAGTGACAAAGTGCAGGCTGAGTTAGGGAAGCGCTGGGCAAGGAGGCACACTCACCCAGAGGGCTAAGGGCGGCTGCCACGCTCTCCCCCACGTTCTTCAGGAAATTCACACTGGGATCCTCCGATGGACCAGCAGCTTTGATTTTTACAAAGATAAGATAAAGATATCTTTAATGCCTTGGATACCTGTCACCTTCTTGCCAAGGTCCCTGTGTTCCTGGGTGACCTTTAACCCAGACGCCTTGTCCAGGGGCCCACTCAGCATCCCCTACTCCTCCCTCCCACTCTGCACCCCCTGGCCCTGCCCCGAGAGCCTCTCCACTCTCGCGCGCCGTTCCCCCTCATCTGCGACCCTGGTGCTCAGCAACCCCACACAGGCTCAGGCTCGGTACACTGTGAATATTGATCACATCCTTGAGTAAATATTTACTCAAAGTCAAGCAAACATCCCCATCTTTGTCCCAGAGAGTGGGGTGATTCACAGGACACAGTAACATTAATAAAATCAGAATCCAAAAATCTAGACTACAAAGCTAAGGGTAAGTCTTTAACTTACAACTATGTTTAAAAGGACTTGAGAAACTTGGGCTCTGATCTTCAACAACCATCACAAAAGAGAACAAAGTGCATCAAAAACCCTGGGCTGGAAGGGCCTCCCTGCCTGCACCTCACGGCACCTGGACAGGGCAGCCTCCTGAGGGGGAAGGGCTACGCAGGTGAATTTGTGGCTTCAGGCACTCACACCTCAGTTTCCCCGTTTGGGAAATGCAGAGAATACTCCCCACTTTGCAGGTTCTTGTGCGATTGTAGGACACCGGGAAGGTGGGGAGGTATCCTGAATTCTTGCCTTGCACACAGGCTTTGCACAAGGGCTCTGCGCACAGGCTGCCTGGCCGCTGCCACCATTCAGAAGCCGGTTCCCATGCAAGCCTCACCTGATTCCGCCGTGGGACCAGGGCGGGCATCCCCTGCACGAGGTGGACGTGGGCTCCAGTTTCCTGGTGGGCCCATTTCCCATCCTGGCCACCCGAAGTGCCCGTGTTTCAGCTTCCGGAGCCAGCGGCTGTGCGAGAAGCCCTGGGGGAGGAATTAGCAGAGGGGCAGGCAGTGAGCGGGTCAAGGTTCCTGCCACCCTGAGCCCACCCCAGGCCTGCCCAGAGGGCCTGCTCACCTCAGACAGGTGCCCGAAGGGGCTGGGGAACGCGAGCTTGGTGTGTCCCTGGTGCAAGCCCTTTCCCTCACAGACGCTACACAAGTCGTAGTCTGGACAGACGCTACACTTGTAGCGGGTTCCTACCACGGGCCCGTTGCAGCCATCACAGATCACATTGGGGTGCACCATGTTGCGAGGCGCCTCCTGAGCACACGGTGGGCGGTGGTCCCGCCggcactcttttttctctacaggAAGGGCAGAGAGAGCTGCTAGGGTGTAGCCCCCTAAAGTGCTCCCCCTCTATCATCACTGTGGGGCTGTCACTGCCAACAAGGCCCCTGGAACTGCTCCCCAGCATGGACTCCACACAGAATTCAGCTGCTTAGGTGAGGGCCGCAGAGCAACCAAGAACCTGCTAGGAGGTTCCCAGTCCCTGCGTCTGTTACCTGGGAACCGTGGCCCAGGCAGCAGAGCAGCAGCAAGGAGCCCAGGCTGCACGGCTTGGGCCTTGCTCTTCACCCAAGCACCGCGGCAGCAGACCCCATACCTAGGGTGAACACGGACTCCTCTTTCTCAGGTCAGGTCAGGCACAGCACttagtatgtctttttttttctgacacagagtctcacgctgtcgcctaggctggagtgcagtcgtgtgatttTGGCTAGCGGCAACCTCTGCTctccaggtttaagcgattctggtctcagcctcttgagtagctgggactagaagcacacgccaccacacccagctaatttttgtatttttagtagagacaaggtttcaccatgttggccaggctggtcttaaactcctgacctcaggtgctctgcctgcctcggcctcccaaagtgctgggattacaggcgtgagccaccacacctggcctacgtcCCTGTCTTAAACAGCCCTCAAATTACTGACCCCTTCATTGGTGGAACATCAAGCCCTGTTTTTCACTCAGCAGGGAACTGAGTACAGGCTGAGCTGGCTTCAGGCAGCCCCTAGAGCAGCCCCTTACCTTTAATGTAGATTCGGAAGATGTCATCCTTCACATAGGACATGGCCATTGTCAATTCCTCATCACTGGAAAAGGCAACCAAGTCCCCGTCCTCATCTAGATTGTTTAAAAGACAGCACATGAGCACCCAGAGGTTCTCAGCTGGACATAAGCTGCTGGAATGGGCTGAGGCCAGTATGAAAGGGACACTCACAGGGCTATAAACTGGAGCATACCCACTTGAGCCACGGAGGGCAGGAGTGAGAGGCAAGATTGCCTCCTTGCTCTGGCACCTCCTGGAAGGTGAGTGCTCCAACCTGGCCCTGGACCACAGCCACACGCAGCAGGTGGAGGGCCCTGGTGGAGGGCCCTGGACCACAGGGACAACAGCAGCTTCGGCTGCTGCACTTATTTAGACTCGGGCCAGCTTCCTCTTCAGAAACGTGCCACCTCATTCCACATCCGACCAGGCCCATGTCCATCTTCAACTGTGGGAGATCCCTGCCTGTGACCTGCTTCTGAGGGGCCCAGCCCCACAAAGGCCTTAGACTTCTAGTGGCTTGGGAGTAAAGGAGACGAGGGCATCTGTCTACTTCCTTCCCTAACAAAGCTAAAAATCATGTATTTGTATGTAGTCTCCAGCTGTGACAGATACATGTGAGCTCAAAGGGCTTTAAAGCACAACCGTGCAGACCAAACCACACCATCCACTGTGTGAACAGGTGTGGCACCCAAAGatgcaaacaacccaaatgtctgtcaactAATGAACAGGTAAAACACAGCCcatccatacaacagaatattattcctCCAAAAAAACCGAAGTACTGATGTGTGCTACAACATTGAACACACTACACTAAAGGAAAGAAGACTccattgtatgattctatttacgtGAAATGCCCAGGATTGCAAGAGGAACAGATACAGAAAGGAGGTGAGTGGTTGCTGGGGGCATGTGGATGGGGGGTGATAAAAGGTATGTATGGCGTTTATAAGGTGATGAAAAGCTCTCAGGTTGAATATGGTCCACAAACCTATGAAAATGGTGAAAACCACTGACTTGTACACTAAATGGGTGAACCCTTATGTCAGTTACAGCTcaatatcacaatttttttttaagaacaggaGAGGGCCTGGCAGGCTGGCAGCACTCCAGAGGGAGGTCCTAGCACTACCCGCTCCCAGGGGCCGGCCTTGGCCACCTCCCTAACCCCACCCCCAGCAGCCACTGGTCACACCAGCGCAGCAGGAAACAGTTCCTGGGCTTCTGTGCCCACACCAACACTTCTGAAGAACGTTCTCGTCTTGTCCCTCTCTCGACTTGCCAGTGGGATAACCTCTGTACTCGACCTGGCCTGGAGCGTTCCTCCCGGAATCAGTGCCCTCCTCCCAGGCGCTGTCGCGGCGCTCGCGAGTCCCCCGCACCCCCGCGCTTGTTTACCCGCGTCACTCCCTCCCCTCCGCCGGCGCTCCCCGGGCTCCTCCGGGCCATTATCTGAACCCACCACCTGGCGCAGCAAGATGTCAGTGTAACCCGAGTGCCCGCCTGACCACCCAGTTCCCGGGGAGAGCCAGAGAGTTCGCCCCGGCGCGTCCTGGCCAAAATCCCCAACAgcgcggggggtgggggggtctgACGCTCGCAGGCTCGAGCCCGCGGCCCGCAGGGCTCCACCGCTGAACAGCGGGTCCCGGCCTTGGTCACCACTGCCGTCACCAGGCTGGCACCCAAGGCCGAACCGGGACCCATGCAGGCCACCGCCATCCAGGGAGCAGCCAGAGCAGACCCCTCACGGCCCACCAGGCGTCGCCGAGAAGCGGGAGGGCAGCCACACGCGCAGGAGGCCGAACCCGGCCTGCGTCACCGCCCCCGCCCTGCCCGGCCCGCTCACCGCGGTAGTGCGCCTGGAAGCCGCCGGGCCGCAGCGCGGGGAACAGGGCGGCCACCCGGCTCAGCAGCCGCTCGCAGGGCCCCGGACCTGCCGCGTCCTCGGCTTCCGCCTCCGGCTCGGGGCTGAAGCAGAAGCTGAAGCGGCGGATCTCGCGCGCCGCGTCCTCCTTGCCCAGCAGGTAGGCCTTCACCGTGAGGGACGCCATAGCGAGGTCGAGCTGCGGGAAAACCGGCCGTCCGGGTCGCGGCCGACGCGCGGCTTTTGTAGCGAGCGCGGAGGCCCCGCCCCGCCTCGAGAGGGGCGGAGCCTGTCGCgccctcccagcctcctccacTGCCGTCGCGGCGCGAGAGCCGCCCTGCAGAGGCCCCTTCACTACTCACCCCTTCCCCGCTACCCCTCGCTCCAGGTCTGCCGACCCCTCATTGCTGACCCCTCTCTTCACTGCCCCAGTGCACCAAGGACCCCAAGAAACCGGCCCTGGCACTCACATAGGCCTGGGCTCCAGCCTCTGCACCTGGGATCAGGGGACTGTCCAGCCCCCGCCCCTCCCAGGCTTGGGCCTGGTCATGACTCAGCAATATCCTCCGTTGGGGGTACCCAGTGCAGGGAGAGCTGACACAGCCCCCATATCAGGAGGCTGCTAGGTCGCCCAGTGGGCACTGCTGGCCAGAACAAGCTGGCTCTCGGGGTACTGTTCCAACCCTGCCATGGTCAGCCTCCAGCGGGGGCAGCCCTCTTACAGCGCATGGCACCCTCGCTGATGGCCCCTAACTGGGTTGAGGGACGGACCCGACTCTGGCCTGAGCACCAGAGAAGTTCCCAGTTTAATAGGAGTGGAGCTGAGAGGTGCTGAGGACCACCCAAGGTCTCCTGAGTGTCAGTGGTCGCCAAATGTGCACTGTGGCCCAAGCGACTCCTTACGGGCTCCTCAATTCAGCGGGCAGTGCCCATGGCGCTGTGGGGGCTCAGGTCCGTCGGCCTTGTGGGCAGCCAAGGGGGTCAGGCAACAGCCTCCTCAGCTGGGAATGAAGAAACTCTACTTTATGCCACCAAAGTAACTGTCCGCCAGAACTGGGGCAAGGAGAGGGGCAGGACTGGTGGTCACCCTCTGGAGCCTCCCAGGCAGGGTCCTGTGAGTGGGAGGTCAGAACCTGCTGGGTCCAACTCATGCCATTTCAGGCCAGGGCTTGCAGGAGTTGGAGAAACGTCCCAACGGGGGAAACCCAAACCGAGGGAAGGGTGGCTGGATGGGGCCGGTCAGGTGCAAAGGTGGTATGTGGGTGTGCACACAGCAGGGGCTGGCCCACAGGTGTGAACGATCCTTCCGGGAGAGCTCTGCCGCGGGCAAGTCTTCCACCCTGCCCAGAGCAGCACCCTCTGTGGCGAGGGCTCAGGCCTCTCCCTGCATCCAGAGGGGGACAGTGGAAAGTGCCCCAGGGCCTGCTGGAGCCGGCCTTGCAGATAGAGGCAGGGGACACAGAGGGGCGTGCTGGCAGGGGCTGCGGCCTACAGACAGGTGCTGGCCAAGCGTGAGTCAGCAGCCCAGGCGCCTGAGAGCCACGTGGCCCCC
The Chlorocebus sabaeus isolate Y175 chromosome 23, mChlSab1.0.hap1, whole genome shotgun sequence DNA segment above includes these coding regions:
- the SQSTM1 gene encoding sequestosome-1 isoform X1, coding for MASLTVKAYLLGKEDAAREIRRFSFCFSPEPEAEAEDAAGPGPCERLLSRVAALFPALRPGGFQAHYRDEDGDLVAFSSDEELTMAMSYVKDDIFRIYIKEKKECRRDHRPPCAQEAPRNMVHPNVICDGCNGPVVGTRYKCSVCPDYDLCSVCEGKGLHQGHTKLAFPSPFGHLSEGFSHSRWLRKLKHGHFGWPGWEMGPPGNWSPRPPRAGDARPGPTAESAAGPSEDPSVNFLKNVGESVAAALSPLGIEVDIDVEHGGKRSRLTPASPESSSTEEKNSSQPSSRCSGPSQPGGSVEGATQSLAEQMRQIALESEGRPEEQMESDNCSGGDDDWTHLSSKEVDPSTGELQSLQMPESEGPSSLDPSQEGPTGLKEAALYPHLPPEADPRLIESLSQMLSMGFSDEGGWLTRLLQTKNYDIGAALDTIQYSKHSPPL